The genomic segment tgattGATGTTTGTCATTCAAAGGTTCAGAAGCCAGTGTTATTCAATGGAACATTTGCTGACTGTGTGAAACAAATAACAGCGGTTAAGTCCTTCAGGGGCTTTTCTGTGGGCTTCAtagctgaaaattaaatattaaaaagagaCGCAGTTTTGTTTAAAGCACCATAAATTTCGTCCAAACAAATTCAGGTTCAAATATGGCCAATGGTTTCTAATGCGAGAAGAACAAGTTGCCCAGTTTGTATAAAGATGCTTCCCACATTACAGGAATACCAGATAAAGGCCGATGTAAACTCCGTGTAGATTATCCACTCCCAGACCCTTACATGGATATTAATGATTTTTCAGTCGAAATCATCAAGTTCTCATAGCCTTCACGAATCCAAACAGACCCATGCACTTACTGAAGAAAgtgcaaaaagcaaaacaacaacaaaagggCTTACTAAGGCTCAAGAGAGACTTTTCCCCGAACCTACCTTTGAAAAGTATGGCCGTCCAAACATAAAACCCAACCGAACACGGTCCCCAAAACTTGTAGCAACGCATCCTGGCACGGCTCAGTGGACTCCGCCGGCCCCCGGCAGCGGGCTCTCGGTGTCGGCTACACAGGTGATCTGCTCCGGCTCGGCGGTGGTGTGAACATGAGGCTGGAGAGTGAGAcaaagaggagggagacaggCTGTgtgagatagaaagaaaaaaaaaaaagaaaaagaaagaaagaaaaaaaaaacgactgaCAGACCAGAAGGAGTGTGGAGTTCAGATTGGCGCGTTCACGCTGCTTCAGAAACACGTTCCCTCGCGAACACAGCGCATCGCTGCTGCTCTGGGGCGCGCGCCCGAGCCGGAGTTGGCAAGAAACACGGCGGCTTCACCGGTAGCAACGCGAACCACGACGGTGACTACAGTAAAGTTCCTGCCGCGGTCGTCGGCTAGAGTGTTGTTGCAGAGTGATCAGTCGTGAGTTtactaaaacatgaaaaatgtgtgtgtgtgtgtgtgtgtgtgtgtgtgtgtgtgtgtgtgtgtgcgtgtgcgtctgtgtgtctgtggcctGTATGATGTGAGTGCTGCCCCACTCACATTTGGATATTGTGGAGCATATAATCGGTAGGACTTCTGACTTTCTTTAGGTGTTCATGGGCTACAGTGTATCTCATGatgaatatataataattattgatAGTCGGTTTatggataaaaataaacatttatgatCAGCATTATTAGATACTTTGTTATTAGATTTCTTAGGAGCATGCAGCTCTTGTGGTCCAGTCAGTGCTGTCACTACAGGATTTTgccttttaaaggaatagttcgacgTTTTCTGGGAAAAAAGTTGTAAGATGGATCCCTCTGTCATGTTTGTACAaagttagcatagcttagcactaaaactggaagcagggggaaacagtcaCCCTGTCTCTccacaacaaaaagaaactagatataacatgttaattagtgggCTTAGTTTAAGCTCACCAGCTGcttgctgtagcttcatatttaccgtacagacaaAAGAGTTGTGTTGATCTTTTCATCGAACTCGTTGAGGGAAAGCGAATAGGTGTATTTTCCCAAAACGTCAGAGTATTCCTTTCACAGGGGATGGAAAACTTAAACACAGAAATGACTGTGTGGTAGTGACATTCTTGGAAGCTTCAGGTCCATCAGCAGCATGAGTTTTCTCCCTTATGTGACTCAATGTTTATTTACCCCTTAACGTACTTTTAAAATCACTGCGCGCTTTTTTCCTAAAGCTgttcaaatcaatattttcacaaagGCAAGAATTTCcatgtataatgtgaaaggggtcgcttcTGAGAAATGTCGCCCGACTCTGTCCAGTTCCTTCAGCTCTAGGGagtttttagtgtctttcaactccatgttttggtttttcacgCGCAGCTTTACTGCGTTGGTTCACTCTTGTCGCTCTCGTCAGCGTTGCTCACAGCTGCGGCAGGCAACTGCTTACAGCTCAAAAGCTCTGTTAAACCCACTCTATGCTACCAGCTCAGCACCATACAGCAGATGGACAAAGTTTGCCACTAGCTGGTGAACTAGTGGTGGAGCTTTTACACCAAAACAGAGCAAGAGGGAGActtggacttacattcatcatgtTGACAAAGACACTTCTTCAGATGAAGGCTAATGTTAGTCCATGTCTGCTGACTGTGTAAATAAGGAATTGTTTGCCAACAAATTCACCATATCAATTTTATAAATtgataatatatcagtgttgtcTTTAAAGTTTGTTGAGCTGCTCCCAAGTCGacaagaaattaattaatgctGGAAGACAATGCCATGGAGTCGTAGCGACAAACACAAGAAAGACCCTCATCACTCATGTCACAGTTTTTCCCAGTGCTGGGAAGGAGGTGGTGCAGATCACCACCCAGCTCTCCTTCTCCCACAGCTGTAGGCTGTCATTTGTGAATGTGATATGTTTCACACTGCAATTTCCCACTTCCCAGGGTTACAAAGAGGTTTATCAACTGCAATTCTGTCGTATTTGTCTCCTTTTTGTGCCAGCCTGGCTCATAATCAAATGACCTATTTATTCCAGTCCATAAATAATTTCAGTCAGAAATAGGATCCGACAGCAGTTGAGGGGGCACACTGAACATTTCTCCAAATGTTCTCACcgcctggctctctctctctctctctctctctctctctctcgctcctctCGATGGAACAGGGGCATATCATCTAAGAACCATTCCTGTGCCAGCGGTATTAGACCAGCTCCTTCTATTTTTCACGCCCCACGTGTTTACCTCTCATGGAACTCCATCAGAGGAGCTCTATGCTGTTGGATGTTATTTGGTACAGAATCCCATATCTGTCTATGCTGCAGGTGGGCCGACAGCCACAGTGGGCTCAGTGAAACTTCTGATCACAACCTTCATCCTTGTACCTGCTCTCACAGGGAAAACACTTCTAGTCAGTGAAAAGGCAGGGGCCTTAAACTAATCCCGATTTTGCCAGTTACCCAGTTCTGAAAACCACTGCATTGGGCCAACTGTCGAATGAAAGCTAAAAGTTTGGTCTAACTTTACTGAGGCTTCATGAATAGCTTAAATCACCAGCTGTAATATCAGCAGGTATGTAAGTCAAACAAGTTGAATatcccaaatttttttttttacttcacatgACATATTCACCGGAGAGCATACAAAAATACTGCTCAGAAGGTTAAACTGTCACTGAAATCCAACATCAGTACAGGACAAAAGTCATCTTATTGTTCATTAACAATGAAGTCAGGCTTAATACAAACTTTGATCAGTCTGATCTTGCAGCTCCTGGTTAATAACGACTCGTGATTTGTTTTGTAGTTTatgacaaaatgacatttacaacaAGACGACAATGTCAAATCAATTTCAAAAGTGAAGAAAGGGCTTCGAAGAACAAAAGTACGACAGCATTAGATGTAAAGTCTGAAGGTGGATCACATTCATAGGTTTGTCTTTTTGCATTGCATTATAACTCCTACAGGATGTACTTCTCAATATGCACATCGCATACCAACaattcttttgtgtgtgtgtttacacagcgTGGTTGTGAATCTGcatcataaatatattttttttctccccatgtGTTGCCTCGTTTTgcactttattatttttcctcccCAGGGGAGGGTTTGCAAACACTAGCACATGCTGTTACACACTACAGAGAagaatgcacaaacacaaacacacaacaaaaaccccatctctctcctcaaAAGACAGAGTCCCCCTACCAGCAGTGTGTTAACTACTAGGACTCTGGGCTCTTTGAGCCAAAcatcacagacagagaaacagagatttAGTTAAAGCGGAGCcctccatttttttaaacatatttgaCAATTATCAGGTAAAATATCAGAGCAAAGACACTTCTAAGCAACACCATAGAGGTTTGGCAACCTGCTAGTCAACCACAGTTGATTTAAACATCAAAGATCAGAGGGGAAGTATGATACTTGTAGATTCAGTTAATGTTTCAAAGTCCTGAGCTGTTGagctttttcagattttcaacCTCTCAATACTGAAGTCTGAAATCTGTCTGCTCATATCTGACTTAAGACAAAGAGGAAATCTGCACCACGGTCTGGCATTTTATAACTGCACTGATCCACTGATAGGAGGTGAACAATAGCAGAGAGGAAAGACTGAGCACGGCAAAGAGTGCAGAGGGAGACCAGAGGGAGCTGTTAATTCGCTATCTTTTATGAATGAGAGGTGTTCTGCTAATGGACGCAAGTGTTGTGGCGTTACCGTTGCTTCTCTCcgtcttctctccttttcttttttctcctacAACTTTGAACAAACCTAGCGAACACATAAGTGCTGACAACAGAGACTGAGCTACGGTATTCCACTCGCACAGTATGGGGATCTATGTCAACACCACCACAGACCTTTCCCTATCTCAATCGACACTCCTTCAAAGACGTGTATTAAAGTTTCAATCCcatattttgttaaacattCTTCTCACACTCTTTCCCTGATTCtacattaaatatttgaattattcACCTGTCCCAGCAgggtgcatatgtgtgtgtgtgtgtgtgtgtgtgtgtgtgtgtgtgtgtgtgtgtgtgtgtgtgtgtgtgtgtgtgtgtgtgtgtgtgtgtgcgtgtgcatgatAGAATGGGGTCAGAtgagttttagtttttgtctgaGTTGCTACCTTTGATGTGTGGGAGATGCAAAATAGCTTCTGCTGTGACAGAGAGCACACGGGTCCCAGAGTTAaccaaggtgtgtgtgtttatgtctgcaCGCATTTGTGTAATCTGCATTTCTGTGTATGCGTGCGAGTGCGCATGTtacgtgtctgtgtttgcaatTGTTCATTCATACCTGTCATCTGGGACCTTTTCGGAAATATGTGCACGTGACGGGTTTTTAGCCGATTATATTTGGAAAAATGATCAAAGCCACATATTCTATGAGGCTTTTTCTGCACTCTAATGCATGTTGTTTTTAGGTACGTGTGATTGTCCACCCACATGATGAAGTGCATCTTGGTCCTCCTGaagcagctcctcctctgttgtCCTGCTGCCAGACAGATATTTGTCTCTGTTACACTTTACAGGTGGTGACTCGGTTTATTACGGGACATCAAAGAAAGGTCAGACCTCTCACGCACACTTAGGAGTTTACTGTGGATAAGGTCAGCAGGGAACTCAAGGGTGAGGGAGAGCCATaaacaacacacagcaaaaaagaGATACAGAGAGTTGTGTATTGTGTAGGTGGATAATGCGCAATCAAGGAAAAGTTACATCCTCAGAGAAGGGCTCATACAATTACATGCAAAGAAACACTGTCACACATTTATACACTGTACACATACGTTCATAAATAGAAAAAGTGTAAATTATGAATGTCCTTTATTCTGTCATTGTCTCTCTGCATCAACTTTTACTCTCAGTTCAGCTTTTAGGTGGTCCTTTTCCTGTGGCTTCAGCAGTGTTTGAGCTAGAGTGTAAATATCACATCACACAAAGAAATTTCACTGGAAATCTCCTCATTTAATGCAGCACCTTAACAAGTAGAAAcccaaattaatatttttgggccctgttttgaaattttggagGTATAAGCAAGCCTTTCGTGACTCACAAACCAGGCTTTAAATCCCTCTCCCTTCCCTAAGGTAATACTACACTGTGCAAATTTCCCCCCTTTCATTAAATGCATCACATAGGAGAGTTATGATGAATATTCTTAGTTTCTAATAGTTTCATTACTGATTTTATGTCTGCAATTTATTTCACCGTactgtggtttggtttgttttttgttttttttggcactgttttgtttttaagtctATTTTTGTACAGGTCTGCTTTCATCTCTCAGTTTTTTTGAATCCACCGACACACCTTTCAACAAATTCTGTAAAACATTTCTTCCCCAATTTATGTAACGCATTAGTTAAGTGCCTGGCGCAGAAACCATGAACCGTCTATCAGCTAAAACTGTGGTTACGTCCCCACCCAGTGGAAGAAATGTTGATGTACacaaaatgtttgcatattAATAAAACTCGTATTATATTACTTCTCTGACCACAAAGCatgaataatataatatacaatatattatagGATTGAATTGTTTGAAAAACATAATGCAGAACAGGCTTCAAAACATCATCTTTATACACAActatcagaaaaaaagttgagaTAATAAcgaaatttaatttaaatggcAGAATTTAAAAGAATTTGAGAGCAGTCAATAATAGTAACATAAACCAAAACGGTACagcaaaaaatcaaaatatgcaGCTCTTTGTGCATATTGCACACTAAACTTGATTCCTTTCAGACAATCtacactgaatacattttgtaatgACGTACCTTATTGACTTTATGAATAAGACTAAAACCAGTcaagaaaaatgtttactggaaaaaactgaaaattaggTTTGCTCTAATTGAGAGTTCTGTAGTCGGTTTGTGTACAGTCCAGACGGCACCGTCTATAAGTTGAATCTCAAAGCCTGACTTGTTCCTGTGGGGAAGTGCCaaagagtgtgtgcgtgcgtgtgtgtgtgtgtgtgtgtgtgtgtgtgtgtgtgtgtgtgtgtctgtgtgtgtgtgtgtttggatggtCTGTCAGAGCTCTGGCACCCAGATAAGTGGCTACCTTCAGTGGCCGGTCTGATGCTTGATTCCATTCATTCCTCTGTGGTCCCTGGTCAAAAGCTGTGAAAGAAACTCTTGTTCACTTTCACATTCAGATGAGAGATTCTGAGCTCCTAAGACACTCAGACATTTAACAGATCAGCAGCTCACTGCTCACACTGCAGGTAAACCTCACGCTTTCTTCCACTTTTTTGATAACTTTATTGTTTTGCCCtcagttttcatcatttattcataGAGCTATTGCATATCTTTGAAAAAGAAACGAGCTGagatctttttgtttttttttaattgcatgcAGATATGAATGTAGGTCTGAGAATTCTGGTTTGTTTAATATTCACGACTTGTATTTTTTAGACATGAAGGTTGTGGTCCTGTTTGCTCTTTTGAGTGGTAAGTTTGACATGGATAACTACATGTTCATGAAAGTAAAGTGTTTATGGTTTCCCCTTCCCCTTTCATCAATGATCCACTTTGTTAACTTTAATCAGATTTCTATATACATTTTGAGTTCCATatgtaagaaaatatttgattatttgaaatCAAAACCCATCACATGTGATTTACTGTCTTCAACCCTGAAATCCCTTTGTGTTGAtggtattttgtatttttgaaaattagttCAATGCTATTGACAATGTGTTTTAGGGGTCTTTGCCGCCCCATTCATGAAAGAAGAAGAGGCGAAGCGATTCATCAGGCTGAAGAGACAGTCAGGGTACTGGGATCCACACCACTCTCACAACCAGTGGGGTTACACCATTCAGGAACAGGTGACACTGTGCTGCGTGGCGTGAACACATAGAATAGGCCAGTGTGAGCGTTACCTTGACAaagcttctttctttctcaggcTAACGAGTACTGGACAGCCCTTCGAACTGACGCTCAGTACTACATGGACATGAGTAACCTGATGTTTGACCGCTCTGTGGCTGAGTGAGTGAGAAAATCAGCGGGGATTTTTAACCCATGTGCCTTAAAAGTGCCTCGAcatgatgatgttttattttgaaagtgaagGCAGTTTCGGTGCCAATATTCTTCACACTTTACCACAGTGCCACACTGACACAAGTAGTATCCATCAAGTTCCTTACTTAAAAACCACGAATTGTTACATTTTGCCCACTGAGATCAGTTTTGCTAAGGCAATTTACTCTTTCTCAAATAGTGTGCTGCCATTTGAAACTGCTAATGTGCCCATATTGagcagtgcagctttaaaaattaTGCCTAAAAACatataatttgacattttttatatgATATCAAGTCCCGTGCACTGTTAAGATGTCCCCTCTTTTAAATGATGTCACTAATTGCATActcttgtattttttgtttttctgtatctttctgTTATCTACCTATgttgcagtgaaaacaacagGCTGTATATGGAGATGCTGCGCAATGCACGAGCTCACCTGGACAGCCAGACAGGCCGGCAAAGatagaaaatgaagaagaggaaaactgAGGAGATGATAAATATTAGTTTTGCCGCTCAGTACTATACTGTATCCGTATTAAGATCACATTCCAGTTTAAAATAGTCACAGTTAAAAAGCTGCGTTACataatttactgtacttttcaggttttttgtaaacaaacaatcCACATATGGAGGCTCCACTTCCACTGTCCATTTTAATAgatgaaatgaattaaatagAAGTTTAAAATCCCACGATAAATTGTACTGAAAACACTTAATATCGAACCAGAATCAGACCAGAGTAAAACCAGACATACAGAGGTTTCGCTATGTCAGAAACTTTCACTGATAATGCGACCTcagttgaaataataaatgtacCTATTTTTGCCAGTACATGTTCAAACAGATGGTTAGATTCTGCAAGATTTACAGCTCTACATATGtttcatatattcatattaggtgtttgtgaatttgttttgtttttttctatgaaaGTGTTCTTTTAGAACACTATTGCCTGCaatcaaacatttattcaaTAAAAGTTTAGACcaaagaaactgaaactgtgcAACTGTgcacctgtatttttttttatagttgcAAAGAAAGTTTTCTTTATTGCATTTCATATCCTTCCTTAACAATTCTTGCATGTGGTGCTTTTGGAGGTTTAATCCTGGACTCTTAGGGGAAGTAAAGTGGGATTGGTTCACAGAGAGGgaaataagaattttttttcatactggCCTTTGAAGGAGCCCAGATTGgtgttttctgtattgtttAAAATGGATGTTTTTGTCAGCTCTGTTTACCACTGGGTGGTGCTGCAATCTGTGGATATTCTTAACATATAGTACATCTATCTTATCTGCGATGTGTGTGACTGGATTGCGCCACATTGTCATTGAATGTTATTTATGATGTAATGGACAATGTCAAATTTCATTGCACAAATAGGGATAACCAGGTCATTAAGTATGACAAATGAAGAACTGTGTATTCAAAACAACTTTATTAGTGTGATAAAGTAAATCTGAAcaatacaaatactgtacttatGAGGACTGTGTAATTTAGAGGAGAAATATCAATAaagttttcattaatttatgaCACTTTATATTATGTAACTTGAAATGAATTCTCTATCAGCATTGACCAAAATATAGCAGATTTTGTGTTTGAGGAGGATGAAACAGACAAGGAAACAGTGTTTAACAGAAAGGTACAAGGTGTTCAGACAGCAGTTCTGATCACTCACCTGATATCTTAATTtccatactgtatttaatgtctTCCAAGATTTCGCAAACATGTAGGTGGTGGCATCTCTAGTGAATGTGTAACGCAGTTCAAAAGTCGTTTTTACCTTGAGAGTTGAAATcatttattagtattttttttacaatatgcTCCTAAAAGGCAGTTACAGTAAGAGGTATTTTGTGCTTCAGGTATGTGATAAACCTATTATTGTGACAGAATAGTTATGTATGACGTAAAAATATTGTAAGTaatagcataaaaaaaaacctaaagttTAGAcggttgtttttaaatgttttttaaactgttctaTCCCAAACAGGAGACATATTTCGCAGCCAggtgaaaaaatacacaattcaAGAAAACAAATCCACCACATGCACCGAAATCAAAGGCAATGTCAagtagaaacaaaaaacaataatgaagaAGTCAGCTGAGTACATAAATCCAGCCAATGATAAACGTTGtagtgtattttttattgttaaccTTTATGCTGACTGACGTTGGTTGGGCTTGTGTTGCTCCTCCTTACGCcttttatccagttttattgcattttagCCGAAAATATTTCTAACATGACCAGCATGTGTAATCTAGTGTACTAATAGCTGCATGTTACGTAAAGCCAATATGCCagtataataaaattaaataaaactatacACATACTGATTTAATGACATACATAACATTATACACAGTGTATCTAGAGAAGAAAGCtaaccaaaaatcaaagagcCAAAGTTCACCTTTGAAGAGCACCTGTAGTGGCTTCTTCTTGCTCAGGGGTAACAAATGCTTGAATGATTCTTGAAGGTGGATCATCAGTTGCCCATGAAAGGGGTGTGTTATTGCCACTAGTTTGAAGTTGGATCCTCACTTGCAGTCGGAGGAGGGACTTTCAAGAACATCTGCAGAGCTGGAGTGAAGATGAGGATGGTGCCCAGTACTGAGACGGTGAGGAAAGCCCACAAGAAGATCCTGTCTAACACCTGGGCCACAAACTTCCAGTCTTGTACCACctgggaaaaagaggaaatgagagacgGTATGTATGCAGCTCACAGAAACATTAATCCCCTAAGAGCTACTCTGatgtttatttaattctttCTTCATTAATATTATACACACCTCGCGGATGAAGTGCTCTTTGCGGATGTGTCTGCTGATGTAC from the Xiphias gladius isolate SHS-SW01 ecotype Sanya breed wild chromosome 23, ASM1685928v1, whole genome shotgun sequence genome contains:
- the LOC120785697 gene encoding uncharacterized protein C3orf85-like, translated to MKVVVLFALLSGVFAAPFMKEEEAKRFIRLKRQSGYWDPHHSHNQWGYTIQEQANEYWTALRTDAQYYMDMSNLMFDRSVADENNRLYMEMLRNARAHLDSQTGRQR